One Microbacterium sp. No. 7 genomic window carries:
- a CDS encoding MFS transporter produces MTSSTPSRGAAKRALISLAIGSFGIGMTEFVAMGLLPEIARDLLAAQWTASPEIALSQAGWLISLYALGVVVGAPTIAGSVARFPRHRVMLALAVALTVFNGLIVFAPTFELVCVARFLAGLPHGAYFGIGALVAADMMGPGNRAKGAAFILTGLTLANIVGVPLGTLLGQHAGWRAAFACVAVVFVASTIAIALFVPPSRGEPGRTLRAELGVFRIGQVWATLAVGAIGFGGFFAIYSYIAPVVTDVAGSPQWVVPVILVIMGVGMTVGNLLGGRYADIDLRRTLLRSLVALAAVLVLLALTAGWIVCLIVFVFLTGALGSVLAPAIQTRLMDVAGDNQSIAAALNHSALNIGNSLGAFLGGVVIAWGWGFTAPAWTGVVLALLGLAFAVASYRAEDRGARLRRP; encoded by the coding sequence GTGACGTCCTCGACTCCTTCGAGGGGCGCGGCGAAGAGGGCGCTCATCTCCCTCGCCATCGGCAGCTTCGGCATCGGCATGACCGAGTTCGTCGCGATGGGCCTGCTGCCCGAGATCGCGCGCGACCTGCTGGCCGCGCAGTGGACGGCATCCCCCGAGATCGCGCTCAGCCAGGCGGGCTGGCTCATCTCCCTGTACGCCCTCGGCGTCGTCGTGGGCGCCCCCACGATCGCCGGCTCCGTCGCGCGCTTCCCGCGGCACCGCGTCATGCTCGCGCTCGCCGTCGCCCTCACGGTCTTCAACGGCCTCATCGTCTTCGCGCCGACCTTCGAGCTCGTCTGCGTCGCGCGGTTCCTCGCGGGGCTGCCGCACGGCGCCTACTTCGGCATCGGCGCGCTCGTCGCCGCCGACATGATGGGACCCGGCAACCGCGCGAAGGGCGCCGCGTTCATCCTCACCGGCCTCACGCTGGCCAACATCGTGGGCGTGCCCCTCGGCACGCTGCTCGGGCAGCACGCGGGGTGGCGTGCGGCGTTCGCGTGCGTCGCCGTCGTGTTCGTGGCGTCCACGATCGCCATCGCGCTGTTCGTGCCGCCGAGCCGCGGCGAGCCCGGGCGCACGCTGCGCGCCGAGCTCGGCGTCTTCCGCATCGGACAGGTGTGGGCGACGCTCGCGGTCGGGGCGATCGGGTTCGGCGGGTTCTTCGCGATCTACAGCTACATCGCCCCCGTCGTGACCGACGTGGCGGGCTCACCGCAGTGGGTCGTGCCGGTCATCCTCGTGATCATGGGCGTGGGCATGACGGTCGGCAACCTGCTCGGCGGCCGCTACGCCGACATCGACCTGCGGCGCACGCTGCTGCGCAGCCTCGTCGCGCTCGCCGCCGTGCTCGTGCTGCTCGCCCTGACGGCCGGCTGGATCGTGTGCCTCATCGTGTTCGTCTTCCTGACGGGAGCGCTGGGATCGGTGCTCGCCCCCGCGATCCAGACCCGGCTCATGGACGTCGCGGGCGACAACCAGTCGATCGCCGCCGCCCTCAACCACTCCGCGCTCAACATCGGCAACAGCCTGGGCGCGTTCCTCGGCGGCGTCGTCATCGCCTGGGGCTGGGGGTTCACGGCGCCCGCGTGGACGGGCGTCGTGCTGGCGCTCCTCGGCCTCGCGTTCGCCGTCGCGTCGTACCGGGCGGAGGATCGCGGCGCGCGGCTGCGTCGTCCCTGA
- a CDS encoding NUDIX domain-containing protein — protein sequence MTEGDLRYAATAVLLRASRGRIETLMLERPDRGNFAGMWVFPGGKIDAEDAGDDLVERARSAAVRETREEVALELDPDELLLQARWTPAADRPLRFRTWFFLARDPGGPIATDPGEVVDAAWLRPADALERHAAGGLLLAPPTWVTLHTLARHDDIDDLLEATRARGVRHFDTHLHGQILLWEGDGEYPGGDGGPRRHRFDRSSLPWAYIADD from the coding sequence ATGACCGAGGGCGACCTGCGGTACGCCGCCACGGCGGTGCTGCTCCGCGCGTCGCGCGGCCGGATCGAGACGCTCATGCTCGAGCGGCCCGATCGCGGGAACTTCGCGGGGATGTGGGTCTTCCCGGGCGGCAAGATCGACGCCGAGGACGCCGGCGACGACCTCGTCGAGAGGGCGCGTTCGGCGGCCGTGCGCGAGACGCGCGAGGAGGTCGCGCTGGAGCTCGACCCCGACGAGCTGCTGCTGCAGGCGCGCTGGACGCCCGCGGCCGACCGTCCGCTGCGCTTCCGCACGTGGTTCTTCCTCGCGCGCGATCCGGGCGGGCCGATCGCGACCGACCCCGGCGAGGTCGTGGATGCCGCATGGCTGCGCCCCGCCGACGCGCTCGAGCGGCACGCGGCCGGCGGCCTGCTGCTGGCGCCGCCGACGTGGGTGACCCTGCACACGCTGGCACGGCACGACGACATCGACGATCTGCTCGAGGCGACGCGGGCGCGCGGGGTACGGCACTTCGACACGCACCTGCACGGCCAGATCCTGCTGTGGGAGGGCGACGGCGAGTATCCGGGCGGCGACGGCGGTCCCCGTCGGCACCGGTTCGACCGCTCGTCGCTGCCGTGGGCGTACATCGCCGACGACTGA
- a CDS encoding thiamine-binding protein produces the protein MLIAFSVAPSGTGRSDGSVHDAVAAAVEVVRASGLPHRTTSMFTEVEGEWDEVMAVVKGAVDAVQPFGSRVSLVLKADIRPGYSGEIDAKVERLERALDERTAEDHADADG, from the coding sequence ATGCTCATCGCCTTCTCCGTCGCTCCGAGCGGCACCGGCCGATCCGACGGCTCGGTGCACGACGCCGTCGCCGCCGCCGTCGAGGTCGTCCGCGCGAGCGGCCTGCCCCATCGCACGACGTCGATGTTCACCGAGGTCGAGGGGGAGTGGGACGAGGTGATGGCCGTCGTCAAGGGCGCCGTCGACGCCGTGCAGCCGTTCGGGTCGCGCGTGTCCCTCGTGCTCAAGGCCGACATCCGTCCCGGATACAGCGGCGAGATCGACGCGAAGGTCGAGCGCCTGGAGCGCGCGCTGGACGAGCGCACGGCCGAGGACCACGCGGACGCGGACGGATGA
- a CDS encoding FAD-dependent monooxygenase, with protein MADRIDTDVVILGGGPSGATLALALGRRGIRTVLVDKGHEPLPGVRAGGASSLVMTIMRTLGVEEEIRARAPVPPGWPRTSVITTGLCDRVLDVRGPRSRADEATTAPAIMQNVPSSVLETVLREEIARQPSVTTLYGCTFGGDLVQDEQGVTVVVQDDAGVPVTVRAQYAVGAEGANSPTRAAVGIGIEGHPHFTTRHTVEFVAPGLGALHGLGDHNQYWVINEDLIAYVLHQDAGRRWTLQIEEVAPHVEPLLTDAAALVRLAVRGDVEIEWASVRRWRANAFYASRQRAGRVFLAGDAAHATPPGALGLQQGIADGADLGWKLAARLQGWGGEALLDSYEAERWSISRALVEEVDVRGPHRLAAYAAYEGEERDAAILEDIARRDLSRLSLGIAAHGYVYGGSPVLSGPRVATGARFSASPLAEVGKQVPHRWLPDGRALVDTPGEGLALLHGSAHDPSWFLDAGGGAGVAVSAVALDDETMAGLLGAPGARRALILRPDAHVAWVSGEPGDGDPAVVDVVLGRVAQTV; from the coding sequence GTGGCTGACCGCATCGATACCGACGTCGTCATCCTGGGCGGCGGCCCGTCGGGCGCGACGCTCGCCCTCGCGCTCGGACGCCGCGGCATCCGCACCGTGCTCGTCGACAAGGGGCACGAGCCGCTCCCCGGCGTGCGCGCCGGCGGCGCCTCGTCGCTCGTCATGACGATCATGCGGACGCTGGGCGTCGAGGAGGAGATCCGCGCGCGCGCCCCCGTCCCGCCGGGCTGGCCCCGCACCAGCGTCATCACGACGGGCCTGTGTGATCGCGTGCTCGACGTGCGCGGTCCGCGCAGCCGGGCCGACGAGGCGACCACCGCGCCGGCGATCATGCAGAACGTGCCCTCGTCGGTGCTGGAGACCGTGCTGCGCGAGGAGATCGCCCGGCAGCCGTCGGTGACCACGCTCTACGGCTGCACGTTCGGCGGCGACCTCGTGCAGGACGAGCAGGGCGTCACCGTCGTCGTCCAGGACGATGCGGGCGTGCCGGTCACCGTCCGCGCGCAGTACGCGGTGGGCGCCGAGGGGGCGAACAGCCCCACGCGCGCCGCGGTCGGCATCGGCATCGAGGGGCATCCGCACTTCACGACGCGGCACACCGTCGAGTTCGTCGCCCCGGGGCTCGGGGCGCTGCACGGCCTCGGCGACCACAACCAGTACTGGGTCATCAACGAGGACCTCATCGCCTACGTGCTGCATCAGGATGCCGGACGGCGGTGGACGCTGCAGATCGAGGAGGTCGCACCGCACGTCGAGCCCCTCCTGACCGATGCGGCCGCGCTCGTGCGGCTCGCGGTCCGCGGCGACGTGGAGATCGAGTGGGCGAGCGTGCGCCGTTGGCGGGCCAACGCGTTCTACGCCTCGCGGCAGCGCGCCGGCCGCGTGTTCCTCGCCGGCGACGCCGCGCACGCGACGCCGCCGGGCGCCCTCGGCCTGCAGCAGGGCATCGCGGACGGCGCCGACCTCGGCTGGAAGCTCGCGGCGCGGCTGCAGGGCTGGGGCGGCGAGGCGCTGCTGGACTCGTACGAGGCGGAGCGGTGGAGCATCAGCCGTGCGCTCGTGGAGGAGGTGGACGTGCGCGGCCCGCATCGCCTCGCCGCCTATGCCGCGTACGAGGGCGAGGAGCGCGACGCCGCGATCCTCGAGGACATCGCCCGCCGCGACCTGAGCCGGCTGTCGCTCGGCATCGCCGCGCACGGCTACGTCTACGGCGGCTCGCCCGTGCTGTCCGGCCCGCGGGTCGCGACGGGCGCGCGGTTCTCGGCGTCCCCGCTCGCCGAGGTCGGCAAGCAGGTGCCGCACCGGTGGCTGCCGGACGGTCGCGCCCTCGTCGACACGCCCGGCGAAGGGCTCGCGCTGCTGCACGGCTCCGCGCACGATCCGTCGTGGTTCCTCGACGCGGGCGGCGGCGCGGGGGTGGCCGTGAGCGCGGTCGCGCTCGACGACGAGACGATGGCCGGGCTGCTGGGCGCGCCGGGCGCCCGCCGCGCGCTCATCCTGCGTCCCGACGCGCACGTCGCGTGGGTCTCCGGCGAGCCCGGCGACGGCGACCCCGCGGTGGTCGACGTCGTGCTGGGGCGCGTCGCGCAGACCGTGTGA
- a CDS encoding ABC transporter substrate-binding protein produces MPRTASRLVRAAAASLAVALALTGCAATTPAEPAASTETDAAVEHADLSLQLRFIANAQFAGSYMAQENGHYDDEDLTVSMTPGGVGIAIDPLVAQGTADIGISSAANVAMARAEGADLKIIGAGYQHSATVVMSLPENPIETLAELKGRKLGAVSSNFAMVIAFLEANGIAEDEVELVSIQGDAAPLLSGQVDAMMTIATSQPLVLEAQGIEPVLIPMAENNFDELDFTYIVTERTLADPAKRAAVVRFLRAEIAGWNDALADPEAAADLAVDVYGKDNGLDRAQQVAQATAQVSLFQTDDDAPGIFWLSDAGMERTLATLDKRGIDADESLFDTSILTEVYGG; encoded by the coding sequence ATGCCCCGCACCGCCTCGCGCCTCGTGCGCGCCGCCGCGGCCTCGCTCGCCGTGGCCCTCGCCCTCACCGGCTGCGCCGCCACGACCCCCGCCGAGCCCGCCGCGAGCACCGAGACCGATGCCGCCGTGGAGCACGCCGACCTGAGCCTGCAGCTGCGGTTCATCGCCAACGCCCAGTTCGCGGGCAGCTACATGGCGCAGGAGAACGGCCACTACGACGACGAGGACCTCACCGTCTCCATGACGCCCGGCGGCGTCGGCATCGCGATCGACCCGCTCGTCGCGCAGGGCACCGCCGACATCGGGATCTCGTCGGCGGCCAACGTGGCGATGGCCCGCGCCGAGGGCGCCGACCTCAAGATCATCGGCGCCGGCTACCAGCACAGCGCGACGGTCGTCATGTCGCTGCCCGAGAACCCGATCGAGACGCTCGCGGAGCTGAAGGGCAGGAAGCTCGGCGCGGTGTCGAGCAACTTCGCCATGGTCATCGCGTTCCTGGAGGCGAACGGCATCGCGGAGGACGAGGTGGAGCTGGTCTCGATCCAGGGAGACGCCGCGCCGCTCCTGTCCGGTCAGGTCGACGCGATGATGACGATCGCCACGAGCCAGCCCCTCGTGCTGGAGGCGCAGGGCATCGAGCCGGTGCTGATCCCGATGGCGGAGAACAACTTCGACGAGCTCGACTTCACCTACATCGTCACGGAGCGCACGCTCGCCGACCCCGCCAAGCGCGCCGCCGTGGTGCGCTTCCTGCGCGCCGAGATCGCCGGCTGGAACGACGCGCTCGCCGATCCCGAGGCGGCCGCCGACCTGGCCGTGGACGTCTACGGCAAGGACAACGGGCTCGACCGCGCCCAGCAGGTCGCGCAGGCGACGGCGCAGGTGTCGCTGTTCCAGACCGACGACGACGCGCCGGGGATCTTCTGGCTCTCCGACGCCGGCATGGAGCGCACGCTCGCGACCCTGGACAAGCGCGGCATCGACGCCGACGAGTCCCTCTTCGACACCTCGATCCTGACGGAGGTCTACGGTGGCTGA